A stretch of DNA from Nonlabens ponticola:
GATTTTTGTCAAGTTTCACCTCTGTTTACGTACCAATACCACATGATCGAGTCAAACCATCAAGTAACCATTCACCAACCTATTGATGTGGTAATGGACTTATTCAACAATCAGTCCAATTTTAAACATTGGCAGCGAGGTCTGGTAGATTTTGAAAACATTACCAGTACGGTAGGGCAAGTAGGCAGTAAACGCAAATTGCGTATCAAGACGCCAGCTGGAATCATTAGTATGAACGAGACAATCACGCACCGCGATTTACCGCACCGTTGGGAAGCGACGTACCGTACAAAAGGAGTACTTAATAAGCAATGCAACAGCTTTCGCGAAAGCGTAACAACCACCAATGGCATACCACAAAAAGTAACCATCTGGAAGTCTCAAGCATCTTTTAAATTTACAGGTATGATGCGACTTGTGTCTAAAGCAAGACCTCAACTATTTGAGAATCAAACGCTGCAATTTATGAAAGACTTTAAAGATTTTGCAGAAAATGGCACCTCTGTGACGAGCGCATAATAGCCTGCCGCCTTGGTTTAACTTGAGTTTAATAGGATATTGAGGGAAAGAAGTGATCATGCTGCCGTATTTTTAAGCAATGAGAAAACTGAAACTTATCTGGGATTTTAAAGGTGAAGATGCAGAGCTGACCGCAAAACACCATCTAACGCACCTGCAGGAATACGTGCAGAAGGAAGAAGTCCAGGTCATAACCTCAGGAATTGAACACATCACTGGTAAACATCACATTTGTTTTCTTGCCCTGCAAGAAGAGCACATGCCTCAAGTGCGTGACGCGTTAAAGCCTCATCGCGGCCAATTATGGCAAGATTAAACTTGTAATTATGAATGTATCACAATGGACACAACAGCATTTTGTCGCTTATGTCCTACTCTACTGCTCGCGCGTTGATGTGTCAAATACAAAACTAGAACGAGATTACCTTAAACATCAACTGCAACCCTTAATCTATGACACTGTCTTCAATGAGATAGAAAAGGACACTGATATAGAGGCTCTCAAAAAGATTCAAGGTTATGTAGATCATTATGAATTGAGCGAGGCTACTTTAAGTTCCTTATTTAGGGAAATTAGAGACCTGTTTACCAACAATGACGATCTAAATGTCATGGAAATGGAGGTACACAACATGTTGCGAAAATTATTGAAACAATGAGCGACACTCTAATTAGTAACTTTCAAAATATTCTTGACGGTCAAAGAGTATTAATTGGTGAGTCCTTGAAACAGCGATACGATCATATCTGGCATATGAATACCTCGCTAGAAGC
This window harbors:
- a CDS encoding SRPBCC family protein, whose protein sequence is MIESNHQVTIHQPIDVVMDLFNNQSNFKHWQRGLVDFENITSTVGQVGSKRKLRIKTPAGIISMNETITHRDLPHRWEATYRTKGVLNKQCNSFRESVTTTNGIPQKVTIWKSQASFKFTGMMRLVSKARPQLFENQTLQFMKDFKDFAENGTSVTSA